Below is a window of Candidatus Eremiobacteraceae bacterium DNA.
CGTGGACCTGGACGCCGCCGCGGTCGACGTGGACGTCGATCTCGTTGATGTTGCCGGTCTTCGGGTCGGTCGCGACGCGCTCGAAGTGCACCTGCGAGCCGCCCTGGAGCGTCATGTTGAGGTGCGCGGTGAGAGCGACGACCGCCGGGTTGATCGATGTGTTCGCGACGGTCGAGCCGCCGGTGATATCCATCGTGCCGTTCGCGACGTTCGTCGTCGCGCCGTTGTCGATCGTCTCGAGAGCGCCTTGGACGGCGGCGACGAGCGGCGGACCGCTCACCGGTAGACTCGCGTTGTGGACGTAGACACCGACCGCGAGCGCGGCTGCGAGGACGCCGCCGAAGGCGCTCGCCTGGCGCCAATTCTGACGAGCGGCGGTCGTGATCGAGCGGACCTTGTCGGAAGGCGTCGATGACGAGCTGCCATGGACGACGCGGCTGATGATCCGTTGTTCGAGGCCGCGCGGCACAGTAAGCTGCGGCACGTGCCGGATCAGCTCTTGGAACCGTTCCGCCTTGATCATGCTGCTCGCGCATGCGAAGCAGGTGCGGCGATGGCCGTCGAGGAGCGACTGTTGGGTGGGCGTGATCTGCCCGTCGAACGACGAGTAGAGAAGATCGAGCGCTTCAGAGCATTCCATTTACGTGCGCTTCCTTCCCTAACTGATCAGCGGGTCGAGCCAGACCTGGAGGCGCCGCTTGGCGCGACACAGGTTGGTGCGAGCCGCCTGCTCGTTCATGCCCAGGATGTCGGCGATCTCGCCGTACGAGAGTCCCTGAAGCTCCCGAAGGATGAAGACCATTCGCTGCTGGCTAGGCAACGCTCGCAAGCCATCCTCGAGCTCGCGGAACGTCTCGCCGCGGACCGCCGTCGCATCCGGCCGATCTTCGGTCCGGCTGACGAGTTCCGCTTCGTTCACGTCATCGATGTCCGCCATCGGCACGCCCGACTTGCCTTGATGGGTGAGGCAGACGTTCACGCAGATGCGGTAGAGCCAAGACGATACTTTGCTGCGCCCCGAAAACGTGTTGGCATGCTGGTAGGCGCGCAGGAACGATTCCTGGACGAGGTCCTCGGCCGAGGAAGCATTGTATCGGTACGCGACGTTGTAGAGCATCCGTGTGTATCGCCTCACCAGCTCTGCGAACGCTTCGCCGTCGCCGTTGGCGATGCGCTGCATCAGGGCAAGGTCTTTGCCCAGCGAGACCGGTTCTAGGTGATACGACCGGACCGCCCCCGGAATTGTTACACCGAAAAAGATTGGCAGCATGATCGGTCTTGTCGTCCTCGGGCTGTGCCCGCAAGGTTACGGGACACATAGCTCGTGCTAATATAATCGGGATTGGCG
It encodes the following:
- a CDS encoding FecR domain-containing protein encodes the protein MECSEALDLLYSSFDGQITPTQQSLLDGHRRTCFACASSMIKAERFQELIRHVPQLTVPRGLEQRIISRVVHGSSSSTPSDKVRSITTAARQNWRQASAFGGVLAAALAVGVYVHNASLPVSGPPLVAAVQGALETIDNGATTNVANGTMDITGGSTVANTSINPAVVALTAHLNMTLQGGSQVHFERVATDPKTGNINEIDVHVDRGGVQVHEDLHHEASPIKIATDQATVVPTGTTFSVDQRLTGTHVTVNKGSVAVYTAGRVMNLLAGQGMMIAANGGVLRDKPVKPATTTPTKDIVTKQHS
- a CDS encoding RNA polymerase sigma factor; this translates as MQRIANGDGEAFAELVRRYTRMLYNVAYRYNASSAEDLVQESFLRAYQHANTFSGRSKVSSWLYRICVNVCLTHQGKSGVPMADIDDVNEAELVSRTEDRPDATAVRGETFRELEDGLRALPSQQRMVFILRELQGLSYGEIADILGMNEQAARTNLCRAKRRLQVWLDPLIS